One Candidatus Aegiribacteria sp. genomic window carries:
- a CDS encoding HD domain-containing protein, which translates to MSENSNRKKVMYIRDPVHGNIRLSRLQEDLIKTVEVQRLSLVHQLGTTYQSYPGAHCMRLSHALGVSYLADKIGEHILEQIDDIPADKQLKMRKILQAAGLLHDIGHTPWSHTLEPLYIEIHGMDHMRLVADLVVGKQVLNIRGSGRIPDILKSYDINPEDVADLICSRYKGPRYLQQMIFGEVDADMLDYLQRDFYFTGVAFGHIEMERIISTMTVVNDEIVFLIKGHEAIRDFLFARMQMYSSVYLHKKTRIVDMMMLAAARRSIIELGEIQDFHVLTDDEILSFLACDSTDPWVREMAWRVKYRQKLFSQVFRIDAATLDESDISFLNTIRASEETPSEIAATLVRMIAEAAGVDPRYILVDLPLDAVKVSEERFEKLGIKYVNQNEEIKDLEDIDPAFSEYLARAKPNRNYLTVNCCPELKEQVENTCRDLFHRAAMPL; encoded by the coding sequence ATGTCTGAAAATTCGAACAGAAAAAAGGTCATGTATATTCGCGATCCTGTACATGGAAATATAAGACTCTCCCGTCTGCAGGAAGATCTTATCAAGACAGTCGAGGTTCAGAGGCTCAGTCTTGTACATCAACTGGGTACAACCTACCAGAGCTATCCTGGAGCTCATTGCATGCGGCTATCGCATGCCCTTGGCGTGTCATATCTTGCGGATAAGATCGGAGAACACATTCTCGAACAGATCGACGATATCCCGGCGGATAAACAGCTTAAAATGCGTAAGATTCTGCAGGCTGCTGGTTTACTCCATGATATCGGACACACACCATGGTCACATACTCTTGAGCCACTCTATATCGAAATACATGGTATGGATCACATGAGACTCGTTGCCGATCTTGTGGTGGGTAAGCAGGTTCTCAATATCAGAGGTTCCGGCAGGATACCGGATATCCTGAAATCATATGACATCAATCCTGAAGACGTTGCGGATCTCATCTGCAGCAGATATAAGGGGCCCCGCTATCTTCAACAGATGATCTTCGGTGAAGTCGATGCAGATATGCTTGATTATCTGCAGAGGGATTTCTACTTCACCGGAGTAGCATTCGGTCATATAGAGATGGAGAGGATCATCTCAACCATGACTGTAGTAAATGATGAGATAGTTTTTCTTATCAAGGGTCATGAAGCAATTCGTGATTTCCTTTTCGCCAGAATGCAGATGTACTCCAGCGTATACCTTCATAAGAAAACCAGGATTGTAGATATGATGATGCTCGCAGCAGCAAGGAGAAGTATTATCGAACTCGGAGAAATACAGGATTTCCATGTTCTTACCGATGATGAGATCCTAAGCTTCCTTGCCTGCGATTCAACTGATCCGTGGGTGCGGGAGATGGCATGGAGAGTGAAGTACAGACAGAAGCTCTTTTCTCAGGTATTCCGTATAGATGCCGCAACCCTTGATGAGAGTGATATCTCTTTTCTGAACACAATCAGAGCATCAGAGGAAACGCCTTCTGAGATTGCCGCTACTCTTGTAAGGATGATCGCTGAAGCGGCAGGAGTTGATCCCAGATACATTCTGGTCGATCTGCCTCTTGATGCGGTAAAAGTATCCGAAGAACGATTCGAGAAACTGGGAATCAAATATGTCAATCAGAATGAAGAAATCAAGGATCTTGAGGATATCGATCCGGCTTTCTCCGAATACCTTGCCAGAGCTAAACCAAACAGGAATTATCTGACTGTTAACTGCTGTCCGGAACTGAAGGAACAGGTAGAAAATACTTGCAGGGATCTGTTCCACAGAGCGGCAATGCCGCT